The Methanobacterium alcaliphilum nucleotide sequence GATGGTTTAAACCAGAATGTTTTAAATAATCTTCCCGGTATAAGCCCTTTACTTGAGGTAATAAATCAAATTCCACCAAATCTAGTATCCCATTTAGTTTTCGGGGCTTTAAGAATTCTGAAAAATATAGGTTTTCTTGTTTGAAACTTTTTCCAAAATCAAAGAATATTGAAGAATCATTAGATGATACTTGTATTTTATTTCCACCTATTTCATCTACTCCACCGTAGAAATCTATTTGTGCCATTTAACCACCTGATTTAATAATAGAATAAATTCGATAAAACTATAACATATTATTATTTCATTTGATTAAATAGATGGATTAATTTTATTTAAAAAGAAGATTTAAAAAAAGAAAAAAATTAAGTTTTATTCTTTGGCAGTTTGGTCAATAGATTTGTTAGTGAGGTATCCTGCATGACTTATGGCTAAAAGAGCCACTAAACTATCATCCAATGCAGGGAAACTATCCATTGTAGCAGGGTCCGTATTTGTTGCTATCATAAGATAAATCATCAAACCATAAGATAATGCTATAATTATCGTGAAAAAGAACATCTGGACTTTGGCCATGTTAATGTTCTTTAGTGTAGCAGTTTCATCACCTCTGAAAATATCAGCAAATTCTGCAGCATCGGGACTTGTATTAACTGGTATCAAACCAACAATCTTTATATCTCCCTTAGCTACCTCAGTTTTCAAATTAATTTTTTCTGTTGGATCAGATTTTTTCTTCTTCTTTTCACTTAAAAGCAGTGGACTTCCCACCAGTGATACGGTACTTATACCAAGAAGTGCCCAGATCTGCCATTCCATCCCAATCTCCAGAGGATTAGGTACATTTGCTGCAATCCTTACCAAGGCCATTGCAAGATAGGCAGATAAAATTATTCCTGTCCAGACTACTATTTGAAATCTTGAAAGACTCATCTGGTTACGTTCATCTATTAATATACCTGCTATTCTTCCACTTACTAAACTTCCCAAAACAGCGAAAAACACTAGCATAATAATGAACACCAGAAAATAATTTACTCCTTTTGGGGCAAAAAATCCTGATATGACCATGAATATTATTAGAAGAATTGCACTGATTGAAGCCCATCCATTGGGAGTGAGTTTATCCCCTATTTTACAATAAATTGTTATTAGTGCAAAAATAAGAATAATTCCTAAGATTATTTCAGTTTCAAATACAGTGATTAATCCTTTATAATACAAAATTCCTGTTGCAAAAAACAAAAATATTAATAGAAAAGCATTGAATCCAGCCCATTGTGTTGTAGAACCGTTAACCAAATTAAAAGCCCCCTTAAAAAATCTATAAATAATTTATATTATTAATATTATATGTTATTTACTATTAAATAGTAATACAAAGTGCTCTACTAAGTTTCGATTTTAAACTATCAAATATTATATTTTATAAACCGATTGAACTTTATCGCACCTCATATAAGAAAAATCAATCAACTGTCCATATAATAGATAAAATTATATTGTCTTAGTTCAATAATACTCTTTATATTGACCATAAAGGTTAGAAGACCCATGTCAAATAAAAAAACTTTGACCAAATCACAAAAAGAGGCCATTTATCACTATGAGGGCCCTCTCATGATTGTGGCCGGTCCAGGGGCAGGCAAAACATGGGTACTAATCCAGAGAGTTCTTCACCTCATACAAGAAAAAAATGTGGATCCATCCTCTATTCTTTTAACCACATTTACCAATAAAGCTGCTGATGAATTAAAGTCCAGGTTAAGTAGAGAAATTGGTGAGAAGGCTGAATATATTCATATATCAACTATTCACTCATTTTGTAAATATATTCTTAGAAAGTATCCAGAATATCATAATCTAGGCAGTGGTTTTGATGTTTTAGACGAAGATTCACAATTATTATTTCTTAGAAATAACTTAGAAGAATTTAATTTTAATGAAAGCCGTTTAGGCGACCTCATGGGCTTTTACAATAAGTGTGGGGAAAATGAGATTGACCCTAATGATTTGATTAAAAAAATCAAAGAAAAATACCCTAATAATAAGACCAATCTCAAAAGCTGCCAAGCATATAAAAGATATCTTGAATTATTAAATGAATACCAATTAATTGATTTTTGTGGTTTACAGGTGGCTGTTCGAGATATCCTAGAAAATAATCCACATATACTGGATCAATTGCGAGATAAATACCTTTTTCTTTTAATTGATGAATATCAGGATACCAGTCCTATTCAAGATAGGATTTTTCAATTAATAGCTTATCCTCAAAATAATATTTGTGTAGTGGGTGATGAGGATCAGAGTATTTATTCTTTCAGAGGAGCTAATATGCGGAATTTCATAAAATTCCCTGAGAAATATCCTGAAACAACAAAAGTAGTCTTAAATAAGAATTTCAGATCCACTACTAATATCATTAGGGCCTCAGAGAAGTTCATGAGTAAGCATCGGATGATTAAAAAAGAGATAGAACCATGGCGTAGTAAAGGGAATGAAATGGTACTCTTAAATAATAGTGCCCGTGGTGAGGAAGCCCATCAAATCGTTAAGTTAATTCATGATATGAAAGAGCACGATATCATACCACATTATGGTTACATCACCCTATTGTTTAGGAGTGTTAAAAATCAAGCAGGGGCCCTAGTAAGTGAACTTAAAAAAGCCAATATTAAATACACTATCCGTGGTGATCAATCATTTCTAAAAAGAGATGAAATACAGGCTACACTCTACATGCTGCATTATGTGGATGATAAGGATTATGGTAAGAAATTCAAAACCCGCTGGGGCCGTTGGTGGGATACGAATCTCTTAATGAATGAATTAATGGATATATCCCCTGAAACAGTGATGAAATTAAAAGAAATTGAATTATCAGTAGATATCACATCAATTACTAAAAAAGAGGATTTTGAAAAATATTCTATCACTAATAAAAATGATATCCAGATATTATCTGAGATTAATAAGTTTAAAAAAGCATTGCAAACTAAAGAGATGGATGTTTTAAATGTATTCTACACTATTTTAGATATTTCGAAGTATCTTAAAAGACTAACACGAAATGAGTCTGAGAAGAATGAAGATATACTTTTTAATCTCTCTAAATTATCTGGAATCATAAAAAGATATCAGGATTTTTCAAAAGACCCAACTCTGGAAGATTTTCTAAGATTCCTCTTTAGTTTGCCTAAAACCATGCAATATGATGAGGAGATGCTTGAAGACCCCCGCTCTGTTAAAATAATGACAGTTCATCAGGCCAAGGGTTTGGAGTTTCCTGTGGTATTTATTTGTGGCGTATCTCAAGATCAGTTCCCCTTAAAACATAGAAATAGAGACCCATTCCCTATACCAGATGAACTTTTAAAATTCGTTCCAGATGGTCAGATAAATGAGGAGCGTAGGTTATTCTATGTGGCCATGACCCGTGCCCAGGATAATTTAATAATATCTCCTGGTGGGAAAAAATCTCAGTTTATTGAGGATGATCTGGGTATTGAAGAATTTTCTGATGTGGATACTATTATAGAAAAATGTGAAGAAAGGGATGTTGCTAAAAACCCACTCCATGTTTCTTTCTCATCAATAAAAACGTATAATTCATGTCCTTTCAGATATAAATTGATTTATCATTACTTATTTGAATATCAACCAACTTTTGATCAAAAGTATGGAATCATTATCCATAACTCTCTGAATATGATGCATGAATCCCTGCGTGAAGGAGAAGAAATTAATATTAATAAAATTGAATATATTGTAAATAAGAACTGGATAAAACTCCATAACAATGAGGAAGACGATGAAGATAATAAAAACAATCTCATCACCCAGATTTGGCATTACTATGATCATATGAAGGACCATATACAGGAAGTAATTTCCACTGAAGAATCATTTTCCTTATTTACAGAAAATACTTTAATAAGTGGCCGTACAGATCTGGTTATTAAAAATTCCAATAATCAACTGGAATTATTCGACTTTAAGGCCAGGGGAGAATCTGCCCTGGAAAAACTCCAAGTGGAGATGCAGCTTAAGATTTATGATTACTGTCTAAAAGAGAAATATGGTTTCGATAAATTATGTGCATATCACTTTTTCACCAATGAAAAAACTTACTTTACGAAAAATAATGATTATAATGAAATTAGATCTCAAATAGATGCAGTTTGCAGTGGAATAAATAATGAAATATTCCATCCAGCACCTAGTTCTCACTGCAGAGATTGCTTTTTCAGTTTCTGCTGTGAAGACCTGAAAGAATATTAAAGAAATTCCCATTAAGGAAGCGAAAG carries:
- a CDS encoding ATP-dependent DNA helicase, with the protein product MSNKKTLTKSQKEAIYHYEGPLMIVAGPGAGKTWVLIQRVLHLIQEKNVDPSSILLTTFTNKAADELKSRLSREIGEKAEYIHISTIHSFCKYILRKYPEYHNLGSGFDVLDEDSQLLFLRNNLEEFNFNESRLGDLMGFYNKCGENEIDPNDLIKKIKEKYPNNKTNLKSCQAYKRYLELLNEYQLIDFCGLQVAVRDILENNPHILDQLRDKYLFLLIDEYQDTSPIQDRIFQLIAYPQNNICVVGDEDQSIYSFRGANMRNFIKFPEKYPETTKVVLNKNFRSTTNIIRASEKFMSKHRMIKKEIEPWRSKGNEMVLLNNSARGEEAHQIVKLIHDMKEHDIIPHYGYITLLFRSVKNQAGALVSELKKANIKYTIRGDQSFLKRDEIQATLYMLHYVDDKDYGKKFKTRWGRWWDTNLLMNELMDISPETVMKLKEIELSVDITSITKKEDFEKYSITNKNDIQILSEINKFKKALQTKEMDVLNVFYTILDISKYLKRLTRNESEKNEDILFNLSKLSGIIKRYQDFSKDPTLEDFLRFLFSLPKTMQYDEEMLEDPRSVKIMTVHQAKGLEFPVVFICGVSQDQFPLKHRNRDPFPIPDELLKFVPDGQINEERRLFYVAMTRAQDNLIISPGGKKSQFIEDDLGIEEFSDVDTIIEKCEERDVAKNPLHVSFSSIKTYNSCPFRYKLIYHYLFEYQPTFDQKYGIIIHNSLNMMHESLREGEEININKIEYIVNKNWIKLHNNEEDDEDNKNNLITQIWHYYDHMKDHIQEVISTEESFSLFTENTLISGRTDLVIKNSNNQLELFDFKARGESALEKLQVEMQLKIYDYCLKEKYGFDKLCAYHFFTNEKTYFTKNNDYNEIRSQIDAVCSGINNEIFHPAPSSHCRDCFFSFCCEDLKEY